From a single Solenopsis invicta isolate M01_SB chromosome 6, UNIL_Sinv_3.0, whole genome shotgun sequence genomic region:
- the LOC105204446 gene encoding S-methyl-5'-thioadenosine phosphorylase, producing MSNNIKVGLICGSGLGETLHKTFNCSSVTSRENAKNDFGCPSSDLYHGCIDGVNVVLLARHGTGHVFSPTGVNYRANIEAFRLAGCTHILASTACGSLTESISRGQLVVPDSFIDRTNCRKGTFYDGTSAKYSGVCHMPMEPAFDPRTSDILLQAAKKLGYNIRKGGTVITIEGPRFSSKAESNALRLWGGHLVNMTICPEVFLAKEAGLLYAAVAMATDYDCWKESEDNVTAADVLVVFRQNVDKITNVLLEAVKIIGCGNWEQDLLKLKALIENSNVTTKK from the exons ATGTCAAACAACATCAag gtaGGACTAATATGTGGCTCAGGTTTGGGTGAGACTCTACACAAAACATTTAATTGTAGTAGTGTTACAAGTCGTGAAAACGCAAAGAATGATTTTGGATGTCCATCCAGTGATCTTTATCACGGTTGCATTGATGGAGTAAATGTAGTGCTACTGGCCAG ACATGGCACAGGGCATGTGTTTAGTCCTACTGGAGTTAATTATCGTGCTAATATAGAAGCGTTTCGACTTGCTGGATGTACTCATATACTGGCATCTACAGCATGTGGATCATTAACAGAGTCTATCAGTAGGGGACAGTTAGTTGTGCCTGATAGCTTCATAGATAGAACCAATTGCAGGAAGGGTACATTCTATGATGGAACATCTGCTAAATATAGTG GAGTATGCCATATGCCGATGGAGCCTGCGTTCGACCCGCGAACATCCGATATCTTACTGCAAGCAGCAAAAAAATTGGGATACAACATAAGGAAGGGAGGAACAGTAATAACTATTGAAGGCCCGCGTTTTTCCTCCAAAGCAGAGAGTAACGCTCTGCGTCTTTGGGGTGGACATTTGGTCAATATGACTATATGCCCAGAG GTGTTCTTGGCGAAAGAAGCGGGCCTGCTGTACGCAGCTGTAGCAATGGCGACTGATTACGATTGCTGGAAAGAATCCGAAGATAATGTCACTGCAGCCGATGTATTGGTTGTATTCAGGCAAAACgttgataaaataacaaatgtgtTATTGGAGGCGGTGAAAATTATCGGCTGTGGAAATTGGGAGCAGGATCTTCTTAAACTGaag gCCTTAATTGAGAATAGCAATGTGACTACGAAGAAATAA